In the genome of Tannockella kyphosi, one region contains:
- a CDS encoding zinc dependent phospholipase C family protein: protein MPANYSHYQFGQEVYHLLENETIKSIINNHYDLYLIGLHGPDILFYHQPLKKNKIKTKGYKMHDQEAFDFFTKVVLNTDATRAYMFGFLCHFVLDSTCHGYINECVEKTGRSHYQVEAAFEKYLMILKHVEYLNLNTAKHIVPNNENYQIIASVLEVEEIAIEKALNSMIYYHKLLVPGRYKDKIIRFALTISRHGELKGLMLGQKTMAVDQKNNIDIYELYNQAKPIAIRLIQNYDDFYHGVALLDDYFHKNYG from the coding sequence ATGCCAGCTAATTATTCGCATTATCAATTTGGGCAAGAAGTGTATCACTTATTAGAAAACGAAACTATAAAATCGATAATAAATAATCATTATGATCTTTACTTAATCGGATTACATGGACCAGATATATTATTCTATCATCAACCACTAAAGAAGAATAAAATAAAAACAAAAGGATATAAAATGCATGATCAAGAAGCTTTTGATTTCTTTACAAAGGTAGTCTTGAATACTGATGCAACAAGAGCATATATGTTTGGCTTTTTATGTCACTTTGTTTTGGATAGTACATGTCATGGTTATATTAACGAATGTGTTGAAAAAACTGGACGATCACATTATCAAGTAGAGGCTGCTTTTGAAAAGTATTTAATGATATTAAAACATGTTGAATATTTAAATTTAAATACAGCCAAACATATTGTGCCAAACAATGAGAATTATCAAATAATTGCTAGTGTATTAGAAGTGGAAGAAATAGCTATTGAAAAAGCACTAAATTCAATGATTTATTATCATAAACTATTGGTTCCAGGTAGGTATAAAGATAAAATCATTCGTTTTGCTCTCACTATTTCTAGACATGGAGAATTAAAGGGGTTAATGTTAGGCCAAAAAACAATGGCTGTAGATCAAAAGAATAATATAGATATTTATGAGCTTTATAACCAAGCAAAGCCAATTGCTATTAGGTTGATACAAAATTATGATGATTTCTATCATGGTGTTGCATTATTGGATGATTACTTTCATAAAAATTATGGATAA
- a CDS encoding MFS transporter, translating into MEKNFKLTKLEKSWILYDVGNSAFTLLISTIFPIYFDVLASSAGITSEQYLTYWGYAISFVTIIVACSGPILGALSDRGPFKKRFLLSAVVIGCISTIALAITSSWVVFLLVFMVAKVAYSLSLIFYDSMLVDVTDEYRMDKVSSFGYAFGYIGSVLPFAVSIIFVLFYESMGLSFQMAIFIAFCINALWWFVMTLPIVKQYKQKYVVQENHASFIKVWQTLKEISENKKVFFFLIAFFFYIDGVYTIIDMATAYGTALGLDSTGLLLALLVTQLVAFPFAILFGRLSQKYDSEKLISICILSYTGIGFYAIFLNSQFQFWTLAILVGMFQGGIQALSRSHFGKIIPEEKSGEYFGILDICGKGASFIGTMLVSFGTQISGNMSVGVSVITPLIFIGFLFFRKSTKVI; encoded by the coding sequence ATGGAAAAAAATTTTAAACTTACTAAGTTGGAAAAAAGTTGGATTTTATATGATGTAGGGAACTCTGCTTTTACGTTATTGATTTCAACGATTTTCCCAATTTATTTTGATGTTTTGGCTTCAAGTGCGGGAATAACTTCAGAACAGTATTTAACATATTGGGGTTACGCTATTTCGTTCGTAACGATTATTGTGGCATGTAGTGGACCGATTTTAGGAGCTTTGTCAGATCGAGGTCCTTTTAAAAAAAGATTCTTGTTGTCGGCAGTTGTTATTGGTTGTATATCAACCATTGCTTTAGCAATCACTTCTTCATGGGTGGTGTTTTTACTTGTTTTTATGGTTGCAAAAGTAGCATATTCATTGAGTTTGATTTTTTATGATTCAATGTTGGTTGATGTTACGGATGAGTATAGGATGGATAAAGTATCTTCATTTGGATATGCTTTTGGTTATATTGGAAGTGTTCTACCTTTTGCAGTAAGTATTATTTTTGTTTTATTTTATGAATCTATGGGACTATCTTTCCAAATGGCTATTTTCATAGCTTTTTGTATTAATGCGTTATGGTGGTTTGTTATGACTTTGCCTATTGTTAAACAATATAAACAAAAATATGTTGTTCAAGAAAATCATGCGAGCTTTATTAAAGTGTGGCAAACATTGAAAGAAATAAGTGAAAATAAAAAAGTATTCTTTTTCTTGATTGCCTTCTTTTTCTATATTGATGGAGTATATACGATTATTGATATGGCGACAGCCTATGGAACTGCATTAGGGTTAGATAGTACAGGATTATTATTAGCTTTATTAGTTACTCAATTAGTCGCTTTTCCTTTTGCTATATTATTTGGTCGTTTATCTCAAAAATATGATAGTGAGAAACTTATTTCTATTTGTATATTAAGTTATACAGGAATTGGTTTTTATGCAATTTTCTTAAACTCACAATTTCAATTTTGGACACTTGCTATTTTAGTGGGAATGTTCCAAGGTGGAATTCAAGCTTTATCACGATCTCATTTTGGTAAAATTATTCCTGAAGAAAAGTCAGGTGAATATTTTGGTATTTTAGATATATGTGGTAAAGGTGCTTCTTTTATTGGCACAATGTTAGTTAGTTTTGGTACCCAAATTTCTGGTAATATGTCCGTAGGTGTTAGTGTTATAACACCATTGATTTTTATAGGATTCTTATTCTTTAGAAAATCTACCAAAGTAATATAA
- a CDS encoding vWA domain-containing protein, giving the protein MGSLFLTKQDLEKYQRIMNKYAPYPTTLEFLDDYKTTNFSFVDNNQAKVVISTFVSEPYSFHDNENGRELFHDGIVFHELAHLCYTDFAAIITYHMQEKLLLEKLQEKHDAYWQDESMKPSYQKAFIEHYYFLKELQIFNSLEDGAIEHSFYLQFPIFSNRIIYARKKLVEYEILENIYTKQKGLPVLLEAIHHYCTCFYKQKQAPNELEGHPSHQEIKSKIIEARLYTKNTKQRISLAKEIALLIKEEIETEATIFFEKNYNHRYGEMEKLTGKNNESLPGNRPEEMKNKKEIDPTKIKEVEEMQETKQQEEYIDLEEEYTDTSKMQNIVRVTVSEERLSRELPIFTLNRKEELLVEAKQNAYLVQKRIVHKKRTYFKKKLDYGSRLDTKQLYRGKIDGKIYQISKKSKQTNVVVSILIDSSFSMQGKRQKEAIETAYKLGVMFQDLRIPFCINGHSVGDDDITDFVQYVAYDQCRQSGILNELFYLNTKGFTHEYIALKHSLENLSKHKRGTQKGLVIVISDAETESKLEIQTLCQRYKRLENIDVLAIAVGKLGEVAQTYENYLYLPTTKHFFLELVKEFERLSI; this is encoded by the coding sequence ATGGGTTCACTTTTTCTTACAAAACAAGATCTTGAAAAATATCAAAGAATCATGAACAAATATGCTCCCTATCCTACAACATTAGAATTCCTAGATGATTATAAAACAACAAATTTCTCATTTGTAGATAACAATCAAGCAAAAGTTGTAATATCAACATTTGTATCTGAACCTTATTCTTTTCATGATAATGAAAACGGGAGAGAATTGTTTCATGATGGGATTGTTTTTCATGAATTGGCACATCTTTGTTATACTGATTTTGCAGCTATCATAACTTATCACATGCAAGAAAAGTTATTGCTTGAAAAACTACAAGAAAAACATGATGCTTACTGGCAAGATGAATCTATGAAACCATCTTATCAAAAAGCTTTTATAGAACATTATTATTTTTTAAAAGAATTACAAATATTTAATAGTTTAGAAGATGGAGCAATAGAACATTCTTTTTACTTACAGTTTCCAATTTTTAGTAATCGTATTATTTATGCTAGAAAAAAGCTAGTAGAATATGAAATACTTGAAAACATTTATACAAAACAAAAAGGATTACCCGTACTCCTAGAAGCAATTCATCATTACTGTACCTGTTTTTATAAACAAAAACAGGCTCCTAATGAATTAGAAGGGCATCCTAGTCATCAAGAAATAAAGTCTAAAATCATAGAAGCTAGATTATATACTAAAAACACAAAACAAAGAATCTCGTTAGCAAAAGAAATTGCACTTCTCATAAAAGAAGAAATTGAAACAGAAGCAACTATTTTCTTTGAAAAGAATTATAATCATCGTTATGGTGAAATGGAAAAATTAACAGGTAAAAATAATGAATCCTTACCCGGAAACCGACCAGAAGAAATGAAAAACAAAAAAGAAATAGATCCAACAAAAATCAAAGAAGTAGAAGAAATGCAAGAAACAAAACAACAAGAAGAATATATCGATTTAGAAGAGGAATATACCGATACTTCAAAGATGCAAAATATTGTTAGGGTAACAGTTAGTGAGGAAAGATTATCTAGAGAACTACCGATATTTACTCTAAACAGAAAAGAAGAACTGTTAGTAGAAGCAAAACAAAATGCCTACTTAGTCCAAAAAAGAATTGTTCATAAAAAGAGAACCTATTTTAAAAAGAAACTGGATTATGGAAGCAGATTAGATACAAAACAACTATATCGAGGTAAAATAGATGGTAAGATCTATCAAATATCTAAAAAATCAAAACAAACAAATGTAGTTGTATCGATTTTAATTGATTCATCCTTCTCTATGCAAGGAAAAAGACAAAAAGAAGCAATAGAAACAGCATATAAATTAGGTGTTATGTTTCAAGATTTACGGATTCCTTTTTGTATTAATGGTCATAGTGTAGGAGATGATGATATCACAGACTTTGTACAATATGTTGCTTATGATCAATGTCGCCAATCAGGAATATTAAATGAATTATTTTATTTAAACACAAAAGGATTCACACATGAGTATATTGCTTTAAAACATAGCTTAGAAAATTTATCAAAACACAAAAGAGGAACACAAAAAGGTTTGGTTATTGTAATTAGTGATGCTGAAACAGAAAGTAAGCTGGAAATACAGACACTTTGTCAACGCTATAAACGTTTAGAAAATATTGATGTGTTGGCTATTGCAGTAGGGAAGCTGGGAGAAGTAGCACAAACTTATGAGAATTATTTATATTTACCAACAACCAAACATTTCTTTTTGGAATTGGTTAAAGAATTTGAAAGATTATCTATTTAA
- a CDS encoding cold-shock protein, whose translation MATGKVKWFNQEKGFGFITADEDNKDIFVHFSAIKAEGFKTLEEGQAVEFDVVESDRGPQAQNVAAQ comes from the coding sequence ATGGCTACAGGTAAAGTAAAATGGTTTAACCAAGAAAAAGGATTCGGATTCATCACTGCTGATGAAGATAACAAAGATATCTTTGTTCACTTCTCTGCAATTAAAGCTGAAGGATTCAAAACTTTAGAAGAAGGTCAAGCAGTTGAATTCGACGTTGTTGAATCTGATCGTGGACCACAAGCACAAAACGTTGCTGCTCAATAA
- a CDS encoding aminotransferase-like domain-containing protein — protein sequence MKYRYSNRIEKAKASAIREILKMMNDPEMISFGGGNPAVETFPIESLKNISSRLFEESPTKVLEYGITEGDIDLRQEALQFFSNKEDIKKEYDQVLITSGSQQIMDFIAKVLCNEDDKVICENPSFLGALNAFKSNGATLVGCDIEADGINLEQVEKALQSDVKPAFIYTIPNFQNPTGITMSYEKRKKLYELACKYEVPILEDNPYGDLRFEGQAIPSIKSMDEEGIVIYAASLSKIIAPGMRVAMLLAHQDIVGKVTVAKQSNDVHSNAWSQKVMANFLHETDMAEHLKKLQAVYSRKCALMLSKMEECFDEAVSWTIPEGGMFIWVTLPDTISMLEFVQEAIKNKVAVVPGNAFYSDDSIPCQSFRMNFSMPSDENIIKGVEILGTLSKQMNK from the coding sequence ATGAAGTATCGTTATTCAAATCGAATTGAAAAAGCAAAAGCATCTGCAATTCGAGAAATATTAAAAATGATGAATGATCCAGAAATGATAAGTTTTGGTGGTGGAAATCCAGCAGTTGAAACATTTCCGATTGAATCATTAAAAAATATCTCAAGTCGTCTTTTTGAAGAAAGTCCGACAAAAGTATTAGAATATGGTATTACGGAAGGTGATATTGATTTAAGACAAGAGGCTTTACAATTCTTTTCTAATAAGGAAGATATTAAAAAAGAATATGATCAAGTTTTAATTACATCTGGTTCACAACAAATTATGGATTTTATTGCCAAGGTATTGTGTAATGAGGATGATAAAGTAATCTGTGAGAATCCTAGTTTTTTAGGTGCTTTGAATGCTTTTAAAAGTAATGGAGCAACACTGGTAGGATGTGATATTGAAGCAGATGGTATTAATTTGGAACAAGTAGAAAAAGCTTTACAAAGTGATGTAAAGCCAGCATTTATATATACGATTCCTAATTTTCAAAATCCAACAGGGATTACTATGTCTTATGAAAAAAGAAAAAAATTATATGAACTAGCATGTAAATATGAAGTACCTATTTTAGAAGATAATCCTTATGGTGATTTAAGATTTGAAGGACAAGCAATCCCATCAATCAAATCAATGGATGAAGAAGGAATTGTTATTTATGCAGCTAGTTTATCTAAAATAATAGCTCCTGGTATGCGTGTAGCGATGTTGTTAGCGCATCAAGATATTGTTGGTAAAGTAACAGTTGCTAAACAATCCAATGACGTTCATTCAAATGCATGGTCACAAAAAGTAATGGCTAATTTTTTACATGAAACAGATATGGCAGAACATTTAAAAAAATTACAAGCAGTTTACAGTCGTAAATGTGCATTGATGTTATCAAAAATGGAAGAATGTTTTGATGAAGCAGTTTCATGGACAATCCCTGAAGGTGGGATGTTTATATGGGTAACTTTACCAGATACAATTTCAATGTTAGAATTTGTACAAGAAGCAATCAAAAACAAAGTAGCGGTAGTTCCGGGTAATGCGTTTTATAGTGATGATTCTATTCCTTGTCAATCATTTAGAATGAATTTTTCAATGCCTAGTGATGAAAACATCATCAAGGGTGTAGAAATATTAGGGACTCTTAGCAAACAAATGAACAAATAA